In a single window of the Bacteroidota bacterium genome:
- a CDS encoding redoxin family protein has product MAFTLKIGDSAPDFDLPATDKKNYSLKKFKKAKILVIFFTCNHCPSVIESDENTKDTAEMFKDDGVEFVAINSNSKKTNKLNDFK; this is encoded by the coding sequence ATGGCATTTACATTAAAAATAGGAGATTCGGCACCAGATTTTGACTTGCCGGCAACAGATAAAAAAAATTATTCGTTAAAAAAATTTAAAAAGGCAAAAATACTGGTAATCTTTTTCACATGTAATCACTGCCCTTCAGTTATTGAATCGGATGAAAACACAAAAGATACTGCGGAGATGTTTAAAGATGATGGAGTGGAGTTTGTTGCAATAAATTCAAATAGCAAGAAAACCAATAAACTAAATGATTTTAAA